TTGATTTATattagcatgtttgttttttctttttataaaggaaaaaaatgtttatccaATAATTTACCACTAAAGCATACAATCTTTCAATAAGTCTTTTAAGTTTCGAATATATATCGACAACTTTAACAAACACTTAACTGTTTGCTTtacatgtgcaaaaaaacgTACACTAAAGCTGCAGTTGGTGACTTCATAACAGTatgcactaagaccctcctcctgactctgattggttgtttctgaccaagagatgtatttctgcaaatggcAACAGAACCACAGGTAGGAATTAGAGGAGCTTGATTTCTTCACAGATTACCTGTCTGATGTTGTACTATTGGGGGATATTGATCTGTTTAACAAAATATGTGGGGGAAAAATATCACAGTTTTTATGAAagttataaagtaaataaatgaaacaactaATTctatacagtaaaaaaaatatcagttttttctAACTTCCCCACACTAAAAACAATGTCCCTTTTCACCGATTCCTCTGATAACTGGTATAGAGCGTCTTGAATGCATGGAGCATCCAaccttcaaaaaataaaaaataaaaaaataggatGACCATAGCTGAAAAACttcaacacttttaaaaataaaatttattagcATCTCTAAtgtgtataaataaaaatatatgaaacaaTGCATATATGGATGTTATGAGCTTAACAGGAACAGGGTTACATGTGATACAAAGGAGCAGTCTTCAGTTTAGCCGGTGTTCTGTGAGACAAACTTTGAAATCAAGCTTTCAAACACGCACACCTAGGAGTTGCAAACCTGTCAcaagaattaaacaaatttatttggggtgatatgtaataaatatgtaatatatgtgtatatttccctttctctcttaaaattttaaaacatcttcttcaatacataaaaaatatatataagtaGTGCTCAGGCACAAAGCGTGAACACTGTGCACACTGACCTTTTTGACGTAAAACACTCCAAATCctcaaaaaggattttattcatttatatccCTTTAATGAATATCCATTTTCCCACAGACTTGTGACAAAAGGTCTTGAATGAACCCAAAATTGAGGGGCAAAGACTAACTTtgaacacaagaacaaaaagcaaaccCTGACCAAAACCAGCAAGATGGCAGAGTATATCATTTAAATGCAAGTAGCCAACTCCAAATTTAGCAAACACACAGATGGACTTGCGTTTTATTTAATGCAAGCTTTACCAGCTGCAATATCCAAATGTGTGTAGGGgtgggacaaaaaaacaacagcaaaaaaaaagtgagatcTGTTTGGGGGGTTGATTTGGCTTTCAGAggcaaaaagcaaagaaaggaaagaacTTTTGTTGTTGTCAACCAGATACTTTCTATTTGGTCATGCTTCATACACTCAATATTTCTTTGTAGTAAAAACTGCAATATGGACCAAATGGACCAAATATTGCTGGGTACGCTGCCTCAACTTAGTGGGATGTGGACATCAAAATTACACTGAcgatgaaaaaaggaaaagcaaaacaacccACTCTACTGAGTGCCAAATGACCTCCTAAGTCAGAGTGTGGACTGTTAGTGACCACAAACTCAATTTTTCCACTCCctttcaaagaataaaaaataaaaaacatatcaCATTTCAGTTGGGAACAAATACATCCAAAAACTAACTGCCttcaaagtgacaaaaacaaaaaagtaaaaacaaagagtGACTTGTCTGCTTTAATATGCAAGTGTTTTTGACGGTGAGTTAAAGTTTTCAACACTCAAGGAACACGGCGACCTCTTTCAGCCTTGTGGAATGAAGGGACTACGtagatctgaaaaaaaagaaaaaacaagatggTCCTCATTCCATCCCAAGTCTTTTAGAAGAGTGCAAAGGTCCCCGTTATGATTCCCTGATATATCCATGTTCTTCTGTcttaaaaatctgcaaactcCTTTGCGCATTTGTCCGTTACAGAAATGCGGATAGCCTCCTCCTCATAATCGTCAAAGTTGCTCGTGTCCCCAGGGCCTTTAAACTTTGGTATGAATGGAGCTTCCACCTGGAAGAACAAGAGGAGGAGTTTAATGAGGTTTAGATTCCTACTCACACTGTCTGTAAGGACAACTAACTGGGAAGCTGTCAAATACAAAGCCTCTGTTGTAaagtaaaaggtaaaaacagtTAAAGATGGATTGTTTTTTACTCAATCTTGGTGAAGAAAGAAAGCAAGTGGAGAGAGTGGAGAATAGGGGTAATGAGCTCATGTCCTGTTGGAACACCCTAACGCAATAATGTTGGACTGATCTgatgaaaggatttttttttaggaagaaCACCAAACACTAAGCCTATCATAATGAGGAGCACCGGTGAAATACCCATCGTAAAGTAAGTTTAACATCAATATGGACTGAATAGGTTATTACTTACATATGGTAGGAAGTTCAGGTCAAATGCAcctttgaaaatacatttaattaaaaaaaaaaaaatgtgttgataaGTTCAACACctattttaactaatttaatatgtgtGATTCTGATTCTATTtggataacaaaaaaaattcataaatccAATCCTTATGCCCCAAATAATTGGCAAACGTCTTTGAGTTGTTCCATATAAAGTCATTAAACCTCCAAAAAGAGACAGTTTTAAAAGACATCATTAAAACAGGACATTAATAAAGACAAGCACATGCGAATTTTACTGACACTCTGCAATGGGGGAGCTGATCCTCTTGCTTCAGTAGCACATTTAACTGTCccttttagacattttatataGAAGCATAATAAATATACAACATGCCCAAATCGCTCTAAAAACCCCACTAATTAATGTCTTCGGAGGGGATTAACTCTGATTAAGAGGCATTCAACTTATTCTTTATTTCCCTGAGTGAACGACTAGTCTGCTGTGCTCGTCTCACTGTATGAACATTTATCTCACAAGTTCAAATTAACCAAAACGTTAAAGGGTATTAACAAAAATGGGCCGACAAATTAATCAAACCGTGGAAACAAATCTTATCTCATGCTCAGGCAATACCATTTCACGCTCACCATGTGGTAAAGCAATGCtatcaaattttttttggtttctgttttctttcaggctTCTGCGTACATGTACTGATGTTAGGTTACTTTGATGAAGAAAACATATCTTCATCTTGTGTGACTTTCTCCTCCACCAAATTATTTCGTAAACTGACTACTAAAACTCTCAGCTCTCATTGTATTCTTTATACTCTACTTCATTATTTTCCACACTAAACACTCTTCTGCATGAATCAAagcaagtttaaaaaacaagcagcagctgaaatgttcacatttcGTAGCACAAATTGAAACGCTTTGTACAATTTTTAACAGACTAGTCAACACACCTCCATCAGCTTTATATATACTAAATACCAAGTGTGTTGGctgtgacacacacaaaaacatatgaCATGTTTGTGTACAAACTCAGAAACTGGAACAATGAACTACAAATACTGGCTGggatttcagtttttgaaaagGAGTAATACTTTTCATCTTATTAAGAGTCTACAGAGGccagttaaaaattaaatttttgttatttgaaacattaaagAGCAATAGAACGTTTTCTATCTTTGATGTGACAAATATTAAAGAATAGATTcttgtgaaatgtaaaaaaataaatacaaataaaataaaatagatggaATAATCTGGGTGCATAAATCTGCAAACccttaaagtaaaactttgttgaATCGGCCTTTCAATTAGTTTAAACCATCAAAACGTCTTGAGAACACGACCGCAATACAACAACATATGGAACAACAGTCACATTTGTAAAATTTGATTCTTCTCcataattgattaaaaaaaaaaaactatggaaACTGGTGATGAAGACCACTAAGAGCTTTAGTGCGACACTGAGGAAGCTGCAGGGGTTTCTGATCAGTACTGATTGTGTTCAAGTGACTCCAGTATTCTCTCCCTCTGGACAATAGTCTTGTGGAGGAATGTGTCATAGTCCGATGAACCaaagttaaactttttgaacacaatttaaaaagcTTATTATGGctacaaaagaaataaacacaaagcatCAAATGAATGCTACACTTTCTAGCATCACCACATGGCATAATACCTGGAAAATGTTATGAGCAAAAcggccaaaaaacaaacatgcataaatCAATAAGCAGTTAACATCGGTCGGGCTCATAATGGTTATCATTGGTATAAAACATGGCTTACCTTTCGCTCGTAGATTGCGATCCAGTCTGTTGTGGAAAACCATTTGTGGCCTTTGATGTCGTTGACGCCGTTCTTCAGGTTTCCATAGCGTTTGGTCAGGTCCACCTGCAGCAGGTTTCTTAACAGGTCCTTCAAATCAGAGCTGAAGTGGGATGGGAATCGTACCTGAAGGGAAGAAAGGAAAGTTTAAGAACTTCAAACTGTGGCTCTTCATAAATCCTATATGCAATACATAAGGTGCTATCAAAGATCAAACATCCTTTCCATTTTTGAAGTTTCCTAAATTGAATTTACTACTCAATATTCAAATCttgagatttttattctttttttgtttcagattaaattattgGTGTCGTTTTGGAATTGCTAATCCCTGTTCAGTCTTTCACTATCTGTCTAAATTCAGACATGATATAATAAcgcaaatgtagaaaaaaaaccaaaaagtatttttagcaTAGTCTTTAGTTCATAAAACTATTTCATAAAATTAGTAAGCACTTTAAAGCAAAGATGtagatttaaatagttttagttAGATCCAGATCAGTTCTATGAACTACTCACTGAACATTAATATCATCAAATTTCTAATTAAATGTGGAgatagatgagaaaaaaaaacataagaaacatAACGTCAGTTGTGTTATGGGCAGCTTTTGGTTTCCTTGTCAAGAATTCTTTTTCCAcattcagattttgtgttttagaaatgaaataaagaaaagaatgtggaaaattttttattctatACTTGACTTCTTTCCGTCATACTTATTCACACCTGGAACGTACTAGAACCAAATTCCATATTTCATCAtactctgcagcagctctggagTAGGTAAATTCCTCCAGAGGAAAATGTCTTCTCACCTTTCCAGACACTATCTTTTCATAGATCTGAATCGGCTGATCAGCAAAGAACGGAGGGTAACCAGCTGCCATTTCATAGATGAGAACTCCGAGGGCCCACCAGTCCACAGCTTTGTTATAGCCCTGAAACAGACCAGGCATATgtctaaaacaaacaagcctTCTGACATCATGAAAGTTTGCATTCTTTGTTAGATCTAAATCCGATAAACACAGGAGTTAAACATcccatgcagaaaaacaaaaaaaacaaaaacaaagattgaCCTGCGAACAAATAAACACTACACTGAAATGCTCACAGGTATATATTTTATGTGCTCTGACACTTTATAAATGAGTGGTTACAACAACAAAGTTATGTTAAAACATAATCATTAATTTTATGAAGTTTGAATGAAGGTTAAACTGACTAAGGACACCAGAGGGCAAAGCAGCCTCAAATGCTGAGCAGAACCCTGTCCAGCACAGATGAGGTGCAGATGTTGGGGAGGATGATAATATCTATTTACTGATCCATAAAGTctttgaaatcagacaaaaacgTTCCTTATCAATCTAGTGGgtgaaggtttttttgttttgttttttttaagtaaaaaaggATTGAAAATTGTTTCTCCAGGGAAACTCACTCACTATATCTATTACTTCCGGCAGAGCAAAGTCTCATAGTTGTGTCAACTTCTGCTCCTTTTTTGACTATTTTGTGCTGGAACattctaaacatttttgctaaGCAAAGGAGCAAAGTGGTGTGCTTAGCAAGATTTACATTGATCTAAATCAGCAAAGACGGATGTTAACATCAGATATGAAAAGGGCCAATGGTTGAGTGGGTTAAACATTGATGGGAGGAGCTGGAAGGGAATATGGTTTCATAATAATTCataagtcaacaaaaaaaaacaaaaaaaagcctttaCTCCCAGCAGCGAATACCAGAGTATATGAGTATATGGGGTGTTCGTAATTACACAGCAATATAATTTTATTGGCAATGCATAAATCTGTCTATTTTAGGCCTGAAACCGTTAAGGTTGTGTCTGTGAAGATGTAAAGTAACAGAGGAAAGAAATACTGGTATTACACTTAGGAAGAACTACAAAGGGCAATTAGAAAAGTACTACAGGGGTTTTATGTTCTTCAGGGGAAAAAGTATATTATAATCaactaaacaattaaaattcatACTTTGCTTAGAATGATCTCTGGCGCGAGGTATTCTGGTGTTCCACACAACGTCCAGGTTCTTCCTTTTACTCTCTTGGCAAATCCAAAGTCTGTCACCTGAAAATTGCAGGGAAAATGCCGTATTACTGACGtgaatgttttgcaaaacactCCAGCATCATAAATTCATGGTCTGCACTGTAGCTCACCTGAATGTAGCCATGGTTGTCAATGAGAAGATTCTCAGGTTTTAGATCTCTGTAAATGAGGTCTAATGAGTGTAGGTACTCAAACGTCAGCACTATCTGGGCACCGTAAAATCGTGCGTGTGGCTCACTGGAAATCGAGAGATGTGCATTTAGCATaaaaagaaagggggaaaaaaaacaacatttgaaagaaaatgtagaaagaaTTTAATCGAACATAaaccacataaaataaaaaaataaaaaagacaagcCAAGACACCAATGGACAGCAACACTTtgtataatttacatttaatccTCACCTGAATCTTCCAATTCGTCTTAAGTGAGAGAACATTTCTCCTCCTGATATGTACTCCATTACCATGTACAAATTGGAGTTGTCCTAGAAATGAAAGAGGCTCCTAAATGTTCCAGGCGAccaattaaatcattttttaaatttcttcaagtTAAGATAAGCAAAGCATACCTTAAAGGCGTACTCGAGTCTGACGATAAAAGGAAAGCTCACAGCTTGTAATATCTTCTTCTCGTTTAATGTGTGTTCTATTTGTTTAAGTTTCACCACCTGACACATGCAGAGATAAGATCGTCAATCAGATCCCGCCAATGGAAGAGTAAGAGGAACTCAAGAAGCCAAGACAACTCGGAGCTactaataatatatttttctaaagtaaCCCTGTAATTCAtaatgtaaagataaaaatgcCATTTATAAGTACAAAAGTGACTATTTTCTTGGATGTGATAAATGCCACTGTTTTACTAAccctaaatatttttactgcacATAATAATACTTGTTGGAAAATACCAGCTAAAGTCTTAATAAAGCTGCCACCAACCTTCTGCTTGTCCAAGATTTTCATGGCAAAGTATTGTTCTGCTTCTGTGTGTTTGACCAGCATGACTCTTCCGAATGAGCCCGTACCCAGAGTCTTTAACCTCTCAAAGTCCTCTAGGCACGTTGAGCACTGTGGAAACAACCTCAGGTTATTACTGCATGTGCCAATACAACAAAGATTACttttaagaaacaaatcaaGCTGACCTGTGGTGGGTTTTCCCATTTCCGTAGGAAATCTTCTTTGGCTTTAGCCAGAAACTCTTtaactggaagaaaaatgagaTGCACCACAGACAGAGTGAGCTGGCATACATTTAGTTTGTGTAGAACCAATTTTGCATTCAGGTTCATCACACATTTGGGGCTTAACTGGATTTAGCAAATAAACCAAGGAGAAGAGTAGggaagaaaagtagaaaatggaaaaactcaAGTCAAGGAGGAAGACCACAAGCAGAGTTAACTCTCATCTGGATATGAGATAAAAGgaaagtaaagaaacaaaaacacaagacagcTATATCAAGGAGAGGACAGGCAGATGAGTGATGCATGCCAAGAAACTCAGCATTTCTGTTATTTAGTAGTTTAagtcaaacaggaaaaacatcCCTCAGAAACCACAGGATATGTTTCTCTGTGCATCACCTTTGGTAGAACAATTTAAAGGAGGATGCTAGTCATTTCACCCCTTTACCATTACatacttttgcagttttggttGATTTGTACCCCACCTTTTTCCAGGTATGGAAATAAGCCGTCTGCCACTAAAATTCACATCAATTAGTACccagctttaaaaatg
This is a stretch of genomic DNA from Gambusia affinis linkage group LG12, SWU_Gaff_1.0, whole genome shotgun sequence. It encodes these proteins:
- the prkacbb gene encoding protein kinase, cAMP-dependent, catalytic, beta b isoform X2; protein product: MAVWTTCSKMWLQLTQQKGQSQVKEFLAKAKEDFLRKWENPPQCSTCLEDFERLKTLGTGSFGRVMLVKHTEAEQYFAMKILDKQKVVKLKQIEHTLNEKKILQAVSFPFIVRLEYAFKDNSNLYMVMEYISGGEMFSHLRRIGRFSEPHARFYGAQIVLTFEYLHSLDLIYRDLKPENLLIDNHGYIQVTDFGFAKRVKGRTWTLCGTPEYLAPEIILSKGYNKAVDWWALGVLIYEMAAGYPPFFADQPIQIYEKIVSGKVRFPSHFSSDLKDLLRNLLQVDLTKRYGNLKNGVNDIKGHKWFSTTDWIAIYERKVEAPFIPKFKGPGDTSNFDDYEEEAIRISVTDKCAKEFADF
- the prkacbb gene encoding protein kinase, cAMP-dependent, catalytic, beta b isoform X1, giving the protein MDDVFQNVVTIDTTKRTIPGDSGSFDNTATPAMNASVKEFLAKAKEDFLRKWENPPQCSTCLEDFERLKTLGTGSFGRVMLVKHTEAEQYFAMKILDKQKVVKLKQIEHTLNEKKILQAVSFPFIVRLEYAFKDNSNLYMVMEYISGGEMFSHLRRIGRFSEPHARFYGAQIVLTFEYLHSLDLIYRDLKPENLLIDNHGYIQVTDFGFAKRVKGRTWTLCGTPEYLAPEIILSKGYNKAVDWWALGVLIYEMAAGYPPFFADQPIQIYEKIVSGKVRFPSHFSSDLKDLLRNLLQVDLTKRYGNLKNGVNDIKGHKWFSTTDWIAIYERKVEAPFIPKFKGPGDTSNFDDYEEEAIRISVTDKCAKEFADF
- the prkacbb gene encoding protein kinase, cAMP-dependent, catalytic, beta b isoform X3; its protein translation is MGNAATAKKGNELESVKEFLAKAKEDFLRKWENPPQCSTCLEDFERLKTLGTGSFGRVMLVKHTEAEQYFAMKILDKQKVVKLKQIEHTLNEKKILQAVSFPFIVRLEYAFKDNSNLYMVMEYISGGEMFSHLRRIGRFSEPHARFYGAQIVLTFEYLHSLDLIYRDLKPENLLIDNHGYIQVTDFGFAKRVKGRTWTLCGTPEYLAPEIILSKGYNKAVDWWALGVLIYEMAAGYPPFFADQPIQIYEKIVSGKVRFPSHFSSDLKDLLRNLLQVDLTKRYGNLKNGVNDIKGHKWFSTTDWIAIYERKVEAPFIPKFKGPGDTSNFDDYEEEAIRISVTDKCAKEFADF